Proteins co-encoded in one Arachis stenosperma cultivar V10309 chromosome 7, arast.V10309.gnm1.PFL2, whole genome shotgun sequence genomic window:
- the LOC130939500 gene encoding uncharacterized protein LOC130939500, giving the protein MYRGLAKAVLRGETTPSSEEKRIILPSSFTRGLRYMIQNYQDAMAICRVVGYPDLFLTFTCNPKWLELEDFLKNRKINAKGRPDVVCRAFKVKLDRLIQDIRKKKDFWKVVYTIEFQKRGLPHAHILVFLHIDDKYPTPEDIDQIIRAKIPDKEADPAYYEAVEKHMMHGLCGTIKRDSPCMENEKCIRHFFKRFVDSTTVDEDGYPIHKLKEDGKTIIKSGIDLDNRCVVPHNRKLLLRYIFPCEAAWRIFGYNIHYKDPLVVRLGFHLLGEQPVVFQNDENLQDVARKAGPTSYEDIRTINGVVYPTYRDACYGKGILDDAKEYIDAIKKASHWSFDKYLRKLFATLLISNSITRPEYMGKELENLIGRYPIYSMKLIRESWLSAELANFLTKLTDEQKKVFGTIMETLNNGQGDVFFQYGYGDTEKTSVWKILVSAIRSKGQIVLLVASSGIGFLLLPGGRTSHLWFAIPINLDEFSTCNIKQNSALADLIIRAKLIIWDEAPIVNRLCIDVLDKTMRDLLRFNNPKSLD; this is encoded by the exons ATGTATAGGGGTTTAGCAAAAGCTGTCTTGAGAGGTGAAACAACGCCTTCATCAGAGGAAAAACGTATCATACTACCATCATCATTCACAAGAGGTCTGAGATACATGATACAAAATTATCAAGATGCAATGGCTATTTGTAGAGTGGTTGGCTATCCAGATCTCTTCTTGACATTCACTTGCAATCCTAAGTGGCTAGAACTAGAAGATTTTCTTAAGAATAGGAAAATTAATGCTAAAGGCAGACCAGATGTTGTTTGTAGAGCTTTCAAAGTGAAACTTGATCGGCTTATACAAGacataagaaagaaaaaggatttTTGGAAGG TTGTATACACCATTGAATTCCAAAAGCGAGGCTTACCACATGCGCATATTCTAGTGTTTTTACATATAGATGATAAATATCCAACCCCAGAAGACATTGATCAGATTATACGCGCTAAGATACCAGATAAAGAGGCTGATCCAGCATACTATGAAGCTGTAGagaaacacatgatgcatggaCTATGTGGAACCATTAAACGGGACTCACCATGCATGGAAAATGAAAAGTGCATAAGACATTTTTTCAAGAGATTTGTTGATAGTACAACGGTTGATGAGGATGGATATCCTATTCACAAACTGAAGGAAGATGGAAAGACAATAATTAAATCTGGGATTGATCTTGATAATAGATGTGTTGTCCCACATAACAGAAAATTATTACTGAG ATACATATTCCCATGTGAAGCAGCATGGAGGATATTTGGTTACAATATTCATTATAAAGACCCATTAGTTGTACGTTTGGGCTTTCACTTGCTTGGTGAGCAACCAGTAGTTTTCCAAAATGATGAAAACCTACAAGATGTTGCCAGGAAAGC aggCCCGACAAGCTATGAGGATATTAGAACCATTAACGGTGTTGTGTACCCCACCTATAGAGATGCATGTTATGGAAAAGGTATTCTTGATGATGCCAAGGAGTACATTGATGCCATCAAGAAAGCAAGCCATTGGAGTTTCGATAAATACCTAAGGAAGTTGTTTGCAACTCTTCTAATATCAAACTCAATAACAAGGCCAGAATATATGGGAAAGGAGTTGGAAAATCTTATCGGAAGATATCCTATATATTCAATGAAACTTATACGAGAATCATG GCTTAGCGCAGAACTAGCTAACTTTTTGACAAAGCTAACCGATGAACAAAAAAAGGTATTTGGCACCATCATGGAAACTTTGAACAATGGACAAGGTGATGTGTTTTTTCAATATGGTTATGGCGACACTGAAAAGACATCTGTTTGGAAAATCCTAGTTAGTGCGATCAGGTCGAAAGGGCAAATTGTTCTATTGGTTGCCTCGAGTGGAATCGGATTCCTGTTATTACCTGGTGGAAGAACATCACATTTGTGGTTTGCAATCCCAATCAACCTGGATGAATTCTCAACATGCAATATAAAGCAAAATAGTGCTTTGGCAGATTTGATTATAAGGGCCAAGCTTATTATATGGGATGAAGCTCCGATAGTAAATAGACTTTGCATTGATGTCCTTGATAAGACGATGAGAGACCTATTGCGATTCAATAATCCAAAAAGCCTTGACTAG
- the LOC130939163 gene encoding uncharacterized protein LOC130939163 → MACSINSATTTTAASTLELEHIPLTQRLRLLHSRSGYSDTPSLLTPPVDIIAKKEHEDSDLQVTCRTDQTNVREEEKTSINTSSFSQNPIHCDVPTAVKVEDSDIDDGRKTSLQSDFPAPKVKQEISEDIVDDLDHMVLKERLRLLLARKPPGLSTPISESGGGGLLENINKQCGEKLNEEIHSADGRAEMGRDQCNDIPEASKISLPELPAAGLQEHDILKSGATVKQLDSHEEQGVAAIKKDGSSSSTCRISVKVKDEPWDSSEFHNVNEEIMGSISTELPNVKSEWEVQDVNTDDLVEHISLIDRLNFLKSGDDSSLNSSNSYSFFKKSGFSSFTYSSNASESPDTISIKRLRKRKRTATDSVQTALEEDAPGLLQVLLNKGVLVDEIKLYGETENDEDLDESSCEDGFSELEAVISKIFFQRQSYIKFPIVRAAKTSRANYCLACLISLVEQSRYLQFRNWPAEWGWCRDLQSFIFVFEKHNRIVLERPEYGYATYFFELIRSLPVEWQIKRLVIAMKLSNCSRISLIEDKELVVGEHLSEGEAKVLMEYGWTPNTGLGTMLNYRDRVVHDRKNEKESSEWRSKIGKLLMNGFNGGTIVTENVPKKVEEFIRARSPDVKLEESDI, encoded by the exons ATGGCTTGTTCAATCAACTCtgccaccaccaccaccgccGCCAGCACACTTGAACTCGAACACATTCCCTTGACACAACGCCTACGGCTCTTGCATTCCCGCAGTGGCTATTCCGACACACCAAGCTTGCTCAC GCCCCCGGTTGATATTATTGCCAAAAAGGAACATGAGGATTCTGATTTACAG GTAACATGTCGCACGGATCAAACTAATGTTAGGGAAGAGGAGAAAACTAGTATCAACACTAGCAGTTTCTCCCAGAATCCAATACATTGTGATGTTCCTACTGCTGTAAAGGTTGAAGATTCTGATATTGATGATGGTAGAAAAACATCTCTTCAATCAGATTTTCCTGCCCCGAAGGTAAAACAGGAGATTTCTGAAGACATTGTTGATGATCTAGATCATATGGTACTGAAAGAACGGTTAAGGTTGCTTCTGGCCAG GAAGCCTCCAGGATTGTCAACTCCAATTTCCGAG AGTGGTGGTGGAGGTTTGTTGGAGAACATTAACAAACAATGTGGGGAAAAATTAAATGAAGAGATTCATTCTGCTGATGGTAGAGCAGAAATGGGTAGAGATCAGTGTAATGACATACCCGAAGCTAGTAAAATTTCGCTGCCTGAGTTGCCAGCTGCAGGCCTTCAAGAACATGATATATTAAAATCTGGAGCAACGGTGAAGCAACTTGATTCACATGAGGAACAAGGTGTTGCAGCTATAAAGAAAGATGGCTCCAGTAGTTCAACTTGTCGAATCTCTGTCAAGGTGAAGGATGAACCTTGGGACAGCAGCGAATTCCATAATGTCAATGAGGAAATTATGGGTAGCATCTCTACAGAACTCCCAAATGTAAAAAGTGAATGGGAGGTCCAGGATGTTAATACTGATGATCTAGTGGAACATATTAGCTTAATTGATAGATTAAATTTTCTCAAGTCTGGAGATGATTCTAGTTTAAATAGTTCCAATAGCTACTCGTTTTTCAAGAAGTCTGGGTTTTCTTCCTTTACATATAGCTCTAATGCCTCAGAATCTCCAGATACTATAAGCATCAAGCGACTGCGGAAAAGGAAAAGAACAGCAAC TGATTCAGTTCAAACGGCACTCGAGGAGGATGCTCCCGGGCTACTGCAG GTGTTACTCAACAAAGGTGTATTAGTAGATGAAATTAAGCTTTATGGAGAGACTGAGAATGATGAAGATCTGGATGAGTCATCATGTGAAGATGGTTTTTCAGAGCTTGAGGCTGTGATTTCGAAG ATTTTCTTTCAGCGCCAGTCTTATATAAAGTTCCCTATCGTTCGCGCTGCAAAGACTTCAAGAGCAAATTATTGTTTAGCTTGTCTAATCTCGCTTGTGGAGCAG TCACGATACCTGCAATTTCGAAATTGGCCTGCCGAGTGGGGTTGGTGCCGAGACCTTCAATcgtttatttttgtatttgagAAACATAACAG GATAGTGCTGGAACGCCCTGAATACGGTTATGCGACCTACTTCTTCGAGTTGATACGCTCCTTACCTGTTGAATGGCAGATCAAGCGATTGGTGATTGCTATGAAACTGTCAAATTGTAGCAGAATTTCCCTTATCGAGGACAAAGAATTAGTG GTTGGTGAACATTTGAGTGAAGGGGAGGCCAAGGTGTTGATGGAATATGGTTGGACCCCAAATACTGGCTTGGGAACAATGCTTAACTACCGTGACAGAGTTGTGCATGATAGGAAGAACGAGAAGGAGAGTTCCGAGTGGCGGTCAAAAATAGGTAAGTTGCTGATGAATGGCTTCAACGGCGGGACTATAGTGACGGAAAACGTCCCCAAGAAAGTCGAAGAGTTTATTCGCGCTCGAAGCCCTGACGTAAAGCTTGAAGAATCTGACATCTGA